A stretch of the Sulfurospirillum sp. UCH001 genome encodes the following:
- a CDS encoding DMT family transporter, whose amino-acid sequence MNTPQIHQQTGLGILAILTSSISVNAGAAFAKHLFPLIGAFGMTSLRIGFAAVILLLICRPWRKFPNAQNLKIIAIYGVILGLMNLLIYQAFARIPIGIAIAIEILGPLGVVLASARRVIDFVWFILALVGLSLFLPLQTHDAALDGVGILFAIGAAIAWACYILVGKKLSTDSTLNTVAIGMFIAACVAAPFGIIEAGSALFSPSILFMGLMVALFSSALPFPLEMIALKRLPTHIFSIIVSASPVIAALCGWAILGEALLLHQWIAIFLIVIAIAGSTFKQS is encoded by the coding sequence ATGAACACTCCACAAATACATCAACAAACCGGTTTAGGCATACTTGCCATTTTAACCTCAAGCATTAGTGTCAATGCAGGTGCAGCTTTTGCAAAGCATCTCTTTCCACTCATTGGAGCTTTTGGTATGACCTCTTTACGTATCGGTTTTGCTGCAGTTATTTTACTGTTGATTTGTCGTCCATGGAGAAAATTTCCCAACGCTCAAAACCTCAAAATTATCGCTATCTATGGCGTTATATTAGGCCTGATGAACCTGCTCATTTACCAAGCATTTGCGCGTATTCCTATTGGTATTGCGATTGCCATTGAAATTTTAGGACCTTTAGGCGTGGTTTTAGCCAGTGCCAGACGCGTGATTGATTTTGTGTGGTTTATTTTGGCGTTAGTGGGACTGAGCCTTTTTCTTCCTTTGCAAACACACGATGCTGCGTTAGATGGCGTAGGTATCTTATTTGCCATTGGAGCAGCAATTGCATGGGCGTGTTATATTTTGGTAGGTAAAAAGCTTTCGACAGATTCGACACTAAACACTGTTGCGATTGGTATGTTCATAGCAGCCTGTGTTGCAGCACCTTTTGGCATCATTGAAGCGGGAAGTGCCTTATTTTCGCCTTCTATTTTGTTTATGGGGCTTATGGTTGCTCTCTTTTCAAGCGCCCTTCCCTTTCCTTTAGAAATGATCGCGCTAAAACGCTTACCTACACACATTTTTAGCATTATCGTCAGTGCTTCTCCTGTGATTGCCGCACTGTGTGGTTGGGCTATTTTAGGAGAAGCGTTGTTACTGCATCAATGGATTGCGATTTTTCTTATTGTCATTGCTATTGCAGGGAGTACGTTTAAACAGTCCTAA
- a CDS encoding NifB/NifX family molybdenum-iron cluster-binding protein: MVKVAFFTNDLKNIDAHFGSGEQFAVYDVNGAGYNLLDVVQTGEERTEGRVEMLQHEHIDIVYCVEIGPAAAAKVVNSKIFPIKYKEVVSIEAELDKLQSMIATNPPPFIKKIIEARG, translated from the coding sequence ATGGTCAAGGTAGCGTTTTTTACGAACGATCTTAAAAACATAGATGCCCATTTTGGCTCAGGTGAACAGTTTGCTGTCTACGACGTGAATGGAGCAGGGTACAACCTCCTTGACGTCGTTCAAACAGGTGAAGAGCGAACAGAAGGCAGGGTTGAGATGTTACAACATGAACACATTGACATTGTCTATTGTGTTGAGATTGGACCAGCAGCCGCCGCAAAAGTGGTCAATAGCAAAATTTTTCCTATCAAATACAAAGAAGTCGTGAGCATAGAAGCAGAGCTGGATAAGCTTCAAAGTATGATCGCAACCAATCCTCCTCCTTTTATCAAAAAAATCATAGAAGCTAGAGGATAG
- a CDS encoding NifB/NifX family molybdenum-iron cluster-binding protein has protein sequence MKIAFASTDNIHVNDHFGWCKCFYLYEIKDDTFTFLKALFSPNEIVEEGDKLSYKIQCLEDANIVCASHIGPRASLMVKSSGIFVLKTEKEDEPIETLLNTLIALKNSNPPLWMQRFLHAPTTS, from the coding sequence ATGAAAATAGCATTTGCATCCACTGATAACATTCATGTGAACGACCATTTTGGCTGGTGCAAATGCTTTTATCTCTATGAAATAAAAGACGATACCTTTACGTTTTTAAAAGCCCTTTTCTCACCCAATGAGATAGTAGAAGAAGGCGATAAACTCTCTTATAAAATCCAATGCTTAGAAGATGCGAACATCGTGTGTGCCTCACACATTGGACCGAGGGCTTCTTTGATGGTGAAGAGCTCAGGCATCTTTGTGCTCAAAACAGAGAAAGAAGATGAGCCTATAGAGACGCTTTTAAACACGCTGATAGCCTTAAAAAACAGCAATCCACCTTTGTGGATGCAAAGGTTTCTCCATGCGCCAACTACCTCCTAA
- a CDS encoding 4Fe-4S dicluster domain-containing protein has product MAVKITDLCINCDSCIDECPATAIVSASDSPVNGETTYVKPEKCIECSDGTMPKCADACPTEGAIVWDMPYTAEYNAYYVAGHESGIYNIREHKKNGIMFPAVSPKPYREAISIAARQAHTPVAE; this is encoded by the coding sequence ATGGCAGTAAAAATTACAGACCTTTGCATCAACTGCGACAGTTGTATCGATGAGTGCCCAGCAACCGCGATTGTCAGCGCTTCTGATTCACCCGTAAATGGTGAGACAACTTATGTCAAACCAGAAAAATGTATCGAGTGTTCTGATGGCACGATGCCAAAATGTGCAGATGCCTGTCCAACAGAAGGTGCTATCGTCTGGGATATGCCATATACGGCTGAATACAATGCCTATTATGTGGCGGGACATGAGAGTGGCATCTACAACATTCGTGAACACAAAAAAAATGGCATCATGTTTCCTGCGGTGTCTCCAAAACCTTACCGTGAAGCTATCTCTATCGCTGCACGTCAAGCCCATACTCCAGTAGCGGAGTAA
- a CDS encoding nitrogenase component 1, whose amino-acid sequence MVNTKLIKDLLNESACSHNKTKKSSCDKPKPGATSGGCAFEGAQISLFPYADAVHLVHGPDTCLGASWETRATLTSYEGENNTPLGYCTNVTTQDIIFGGDKKLGDALAYIVEHKKPKAIFVYETCVTAMIGDNIDYTCKCAEEQFGIPIVVVHSPGFVGSKNLGSRLAGEAVLDALIGKKEPEEIHPFGMNLIGDYNVTGDMWQYKPILERIGIKVVATLSGDGRIEDIQQAHTAKLNVIVCAKSLVTLCRKMQERFNIPYVSVSFYGKRDTSNAIRSIVNAFGDAELIAKAEAIIAEEEAKLEERLRPYHLMLKGKKAILNTGGNKSWSIASALQDIGIEVVATSIQKATEEDIAIAQTYVPIVFKSPATEQPRLIDEHKVDILLAGGRSLYTAIKKRIAFVDVNQEKKVSYGAYGGLENLAIDVCAALANPVFKLVGRSVPWEQA is encoded by the coding sequence ATGGTAAATACAAAACTCATCAAAGATTTGTTAAACGAGAGTGCTTGTTCTCATAACAAAACGAAAAAGAGTAGCTGTGACAAACCAAAGCCTGGAGCAACAAGCGGAGGGTGTGCGTTCGAGGGGGCGCAAATATCACTTTTTCCTTATGCGGACGCTGTGCACTTGGTGCATGGCCCCGACACGTGTCTTGGTGCTTCTTGGGAGACTCGCGCTACACTGACAAGCTATGAAGGTGAAAACAACACGCCACTTGGCTATTGTACCAATGTCACCACGCAAGACATCATCTTTGGTGGGGATAAAAAGCTAGGCGATGCTTTGGCGTACATCGTAGAGCACAAAAAGCCTAAGGCGATTTTTGTCTATGAAACCTGTGTGACCGCCATGATAGGTGATAACATCGACTACACCTGTAAATGTGCCGAAGAGCAGTTTGGCATCCCCATCGTTGTGGTGCATTCTCCAGGGTTCGTGGGCAGTAAAAACTTAGGCTCAAGGCTGGCAGGTGAAGCCGTTTTGGATGCACTCATTGGGAAAAAAGAACCAGAAGAGATTCATCCTTTTGGCATGAATCTCATTGGGGATTACAACGTCACGGGCGATATGTGGCAGTATAAGCCTATCTTAGAGCGCATTGGTATCAAAGTCGTCGCTACCCTCTCGGGCGATGGCAGAATAGAAGATATACAGCAAGCGCACACTGCCAAGCTCAATGTCATCGTTTGTGCAAAATCCTTAGTGACGTTATGCCGTAAGATGCAAGAACGCTTCAACATCCCTTATGTCAGCGTCTCATTCTATGGCAAGCGTGACACATCCAATGCCATTCGCTCTATTGTCAATGCCTTTGGTGATGCGGAGCTTATCGCTAAAGCCGAAGCGATTATCGCCGAAGAAGAGGCGAAGTTAGAAGAGCGTTTGCGCCCGTACCATCTGATGCTCAAAGGCAAAAAAGCCATTTTGAATACGGGTGGCAATAAATCGTGGTCGATTGCATCTGCACTTCAAGACATTGGCATCGAAGTGGTGGCAACCTCCATCCAAAAAGCCACCGAAGAGGACATCGCCATCGCACAAACTTACGTGCCTATCGTCTTTAAAAGTCCTGCCACTGAGCAGCCACGTCTCATTGATGAGCATAAGGTGGACATTTTGCTAGCAGGCGGGCGCAGTCTTTACACCGCTATCAAAAAGCGCATCGCTTTTGTCGATGTCAACCAAGAGAAAAAGGTCAGTTACGGCGCGTACGGTGGGCTTGAAAACCTTGCCATCGATGTGTGTGCCGCTTTGGCAAACCCTGTGTTTAAACTGGTCGGAAGGAGTGTCCCATGGGAGCAAGCGTAA
- a CDS encoding ferritin-like domain-containing protein has protein sequence MKRDKSIELLNRAIADELSAVHQYMFLHFHCDDQGYDLLSTLFKRTAIAEMLHIERLADRVLFLKGTIEMKASEEVKQITDVKAMLEFARQSEEDAIVMYNNFAIECGTHADSVSKKLFEELVLEEEGHFAEFDDEMENMLKFGEQYLVLQSMERSKKKATMAAAAAPTGEMA, from the coding sequence ATGAAAAGAGATAAAAGTATCGAGTTGCTCAATCGTGCTATTGCAGATGAACTTTCTGCCGTACACCAATATATGTTCTTACATTTTCATTGTGATGACCAAGGTTATGATCTGCTTTCCACCCTTTTTAAACGTACCGCCATTGCAGAGATGCTTCATATAGAACGCCTTGCAGACAGAGTTCTTTTCTTAAAAGGAACCATTGAGATGAAAGCTTCTGAAGAGGTCAAACAAATTACCGATGTCAAAGCGATGCTTGAGTTTGCACGTCAAAGTGAAGAAGACGCCATTGTCATGTACAACAACTTTGCAATAGAGTGCGGAACGCATGCTGATAGCGTCTCTAAAAAACTGTTCGAAGAACTTGTCCTTGAAGAAGAAGGACACTTCGCAGAATTTGATGATGAGATGGAAAATATGCTCAAGTTTGGAGAACAATATTTAGTCCTTCAATCTATGGAACGCAGCAAGAAAAAAGCAACGATGGCTGCAGCCGCTGCTCCTACAGGAGAAATGGCATAA
- the mmuM gene encoding homocysteine S-methyltransferase codes for MNPIEKILSTQKVLILDGAFGTELERKGYDINDSLWSAKFLMEKPEAIAEVHKDYLEAGSDCVTTASYQATYEGFMKRGMSEEEAKALIQSSVKIAQKVRDDFWSEPKNHTNRQKPLVAASIGPYGAYLADGSEFRGDYGLSLEDLKAFHTKRLATLIETKPDLLACETIPCLIEAQALCELLKAYPDVYAWVSFSAKDGKHINSGESIKTCAAYLDAVPNVVAIGINCTAPQYIESLIDEIKTASSKPIIVYPNGGATYNALTKTWDGISKSSSYGKMAQMWYEKGAKLIGGCCQTTPMDIAQVAKWVRTV; via the coding sequence TTGAACCCTATAGAGAAAATACTTTCAACACAAAAAGTTCTCATTTTAGATGGTGCCTTTGGTACCGAGCTTGAGCGTAAAGGGTATGACATCAATGACTCCCTTTGGTCAGCGAAGTTCCTCATGGAAAAGCCTGAGGCGATTGCTGAGGTGCATAAAGACTACCTTGAAGCAGGTAGTGATTGTGTGACAACAGCGAGTTACCAAGCGACATATGAGGGTTTTATGAAGCGAGGTATGAGTGAAGAAGAAGCCAAAGCACTCATCCAGTCTTCAGTGAAAATCGCTCAAAAGGTACGTGATGATTTTTGGAGTGAACCCAAAAACCATACCAACCGACAAAAGCCTCTAGTTGCAGCTTCCATTGGTCCTTATGGAGCGTATTTGGCGGATGGATCAGAGTTTAGAGGTGATTACGGGTTAAGCCTTGAAGATTTAAAAGCGTTTCATACCAAACGTCTTGCTACACTTATTGAAACCAAGCCTGATTTACTCGCGTGTGAAACAATTCCTTGTCTGATTGAAGCACAAGCATTGTGCGAACTTCTCAAAGCCTATCCAGATGTTTATGCGTGGGTGAGCTTTAGTGCTAAAGATGGTAAGCATATTAATAGTGGTGAGAGTATCAAAACGTGTGCGGCTTACTTAGACGCAGTGCCTAATGTTGTCGCTATTGGTATTAATTGCACCGCACCACAGTATATTGAATCTCTTATTGATGAAATAAAAACAGCCTCAAGTAAGCCTATTATCGTCTATCCTAATGGTGGAGCAACCTATAACGCCCTTACCAAAACATGGGATGGCATTTCAAAAAGTTCATCGTATGGGAAAATGGCACAGATGTGGTATGAAAAAGGTGCGAAGCTGATAGGAGGATGTTGCCAAACAACCCCTATGGATATTGCTCAAGTCGCAAAATGGGTTAGGACTGTTTAA
- the nifN gene encoding nitrogenase iron-molybdenum cofactor biosynthesis protein NifN, with translation MGASVNLKSFKATTLKPLHINPLKLSQPMGATLVFLGIKNCMPLMHGAQGCASFTKVLFTRHFNDPIAIQTTAVNDITAVIDGGDKGISEAVENITKKVIPDLVGLFTTGMTETKGDDIKGATLLLKEKQKMVYVHTPDFEGGLESGWSLSVQAIISQLIAPTAECKHDKVLLIPNINLSPIEVEKLKEALELFDFDVLALPDLSDSLDGHLGVKQGALSSGGISVADIEKLGNAGLVISIGHSVKKCGELFKEKFAQSTHLHFDSLMGLEACDAFYAKLLEYTGSKSVPSSVKRWRARLQDVLLDTHFVIGKSNIVIADEPDSVYAMSKALQEVGANIKAFIAQRSPIQEHFTCDIAVGDFEDVEYALDGAQMLIANFHGERIAHKHHKALIIRGFPNYEQVGIGLRHNILYEGSCHFLCEVNNLLGHH, from the coding sequence ATGGGAGCAAGCGTAAATCTCAAATCCTTTAAAGCAACGACGCTAAAACCGTTGCACATCAACCCCTTAAAACTTTCCCAACCGATGGGCGCAACCTTGGTATTTTTGGGCATCAAAAATTGTATGCCGTTGATGCACGGTGCGCAAGGGTGTGCTTCTTTTACCAAGGTGCTTTTTACACGCCATTTTAACGACCCTATCGCTATTCAAACCACCGCGGTCAATGACATCACCGCGGTCATCGATGGTGGCGATAAAGGCATTTCTGAAGCGGTTGAGAACATCACCAAAAAAGTGATACCTGATTTGGTGGGGCTTTTTACCACAGGCATGACCGAAACCAAAGGTGATGACATCAAAGGTGCAACCTTGCTTTTAAAAGAGAAGCAAAAAATGGTTTATGTGCATACGCCTGATTTTGAGGGTGGATTGGAGAGTGGTTGGAGTTTGAGTGTACAAGCCATCATCTCCCAACTCATCGCTCCTACCGCAGAGTGTAAGCATGACAAGGTACTGCTTATCCCCAATATCAATCTAAGCCCGATAGAAGTCGAAAAACTCAAAGAAGCTTTGGAGTTGTTTGACTTTGATGTGCTGGCACTACCAGATTTAAGTGATTCGCTTGATGGGCATTTGGGTGTCAAACAAGGAGCCCTTAGTAGTGGGGGCATTAGCGTTGCGGATATTGAAAAGCTAGGCAATGCAGGGCTTGTCATTAGCATCGGGCATTCGGTGAAAAAATGCGGCGAACTGTTTAAAGAGAAATTTGCTCAAAGCACGCATTTGCATTTTGACAGTCTCATGGGACTAGAGGCATGCGATGCGTTTTATGCAAAACTGCTTGAATACACGGGCTCAAAAAGTGTACCAAGCTCAGTAAAACGCTGGCGCGCACGGTTGCAGGACGTGCTTTTAGACACACATTTTGTCATTGGGAAATCCAACATCGTGATTGCTGATGAGCCAGATAGTGTGTATGCGATGAGCAAAGCCTTGCAAGAAGTAGGGGCGAACATCAAAGCGTTTATTGCTCAAAGAAGCCCTATTCAAGAGCACTTTACGTGTGATATTGCCGTAGGCGACTTTGAAGATGTGGAGTATGCCCTAGATGGCGCACAGATGCTCATTGCGAACTTTCACGGTGAACGCATCGCACATAAGCACCATAAAGCACTGATTATTCGAGGGTTCCCAAACTATGAGCAGGTCGGAATTGGGCTACGTCACAACATTTTGTACGAGGGAAGTTGTCATTTTTTATGCGAGGTCAACAACCTTTTAGGACATCATTAA
- a CDS encoding HD domain-containing phosphohydrolase, producing the protein MSADYNVLIVDDVSDNIKIAMNILKENNYNFSFALNGKQALEIIKTKSFDIVLLDIMMPHMNGFEVCEYLKRDPQTQDIPVIFLTAKADLDSLAKGFKVGAVDYITKPFYADELISRVKTHIELYRAKKVLQQNNLDLHVKILQSEKRFLSELENSQKEIIYVLTELMEDTSDETGKHIKRVAEISKLLATLHHSLSDMEIDDIFFAAPLHDIGKITIPYEILHKHGKLTQEEFYVMQAHTTNAHNLLKKSSRRLMKAGDIIAYQHHEKWDGSGYPQGLKAEEIHIYARIVAIADVLDALTHVRVYKEPWDFDAASHYIIERKGTQFDPYLVKLFEENLESFRKIIEEKN; encoded by the coding sequence ATGAGTGCTGATTATAATGTTTTGATTGTCGATGATGTGAGCGATAACATCAAAATTGCAATGAATATCCTCAAAGAAAACAACTACAACTTTTCTTTTGCACTCAATGGCAAACAAGCGTTAGAAATCATCAAAACGAAATCCTTTGATATTGTGTTACTTGACATCATGATGCCACACATGAACGGTTTTGAAGTCTGTGAGTATCTCAAAAGAGACCCTCAGACGCAGGACATTCCTGTTATATTTCTCACAGCAAAAGCGGACTTAGACTCTCTTGCAAAGGGCTTTAAAGTGGGAGCAGTTGATTATATTACAAAGCCTTTTTATGCGGATGAACTCATCTCACGTGTTAAAACTCATATTGAGCTGTATAGAGCGAAAAAAGTACTACAGCAAAATAATTTAGACTTGCATGTCAAAATTCTTCAAAGTGAAAAGAGATTTTTATCTGAATTAGAAAATAGTCAAAAAGAGATCATTTACGTGTTGACCGAACTGATGGAAGACACCTCTGATGAAACAGGCAAGCATATTAAACGCGTAGCGGAAATTTCAAAGTTATTAGCAACACTGCACCACAGTTTATCTGACATGGAGATAGACGATATCTTTTTTGCCGCACCACTGCACGATATAGGCAAAATTACCATCCCTTATGAGATTCTCCACAAACATGGAAAACTCACACAAGAAGAGTTTTATGTGATGCAAGCACATACCACTAATGCACATAATTTACTGAAAAAATCAAGCCGAAGGCTTATGAAAGCAGGTGACATCATCGCTTACCAACACCATGAAAAATGGGATGGTTCAGGGTATCCTCAAGGACTCAAAGCAGAAGAAATTCATATCTATGCACGCATTGTAGCCATTGCTGATGTTTTAGATGCATTGACTCATGTAAGAGTCTATAAAGAGCCATGGGATTTTGATGCGGCTTCACATTATATTATAGAGCGTAAAGGGACACAGTTTGATCCATATCTTGTAAAGCTTTTTGAAGAAAATTTAGAAAGCTTTAGAAAAATCATAGAAGAGAAGAATTAG
- a CDS encoding transporter substrate-binding domain-containing protein has translation MMMMRFLAIFFILISTLYATPTFTAEEQAYIDNHPVVTLGSDYKWPPFDFVDKNGVPTGLSYDYIQLISQKSGLKFDIYPAVWAETIKNMQDKKYDGLTCAVKTDEREKYLNFTDPYLTVPMVIVANINNTDIKTLDDLKGKVVSINKGSYIHEWLQEKYPSIKLLPSTSNEDSLEMLSLGKVDAYVGNLAVTAYIMNQYLLNNVKIVAKLEEFQTSISLAIDKDNPLLFSIIQKTLKDISPKESQVINSKWSKTLEASKGLMNFTEAEQAWINKHKEIRYVIDNQFDPIEYLTKDGKTHGGIASSYLALIAQKTGINFVKVPTQVWSQSVEKFNAHEADMYTCITRTPQRDQILNFTQPYITMPQVFITRNDVKFITDIKELYGKKVALVEGYAQSEIIQNEHPQIHALIVKDIVEAFKAVVEGDAYAYVELLPVASSYIQKNGFSNLKISGISKYESNFHMALRNDWENEGISVLNKAIDSITEDEKNNIYNQWVQVKYDKSIDYTIVFEIIGIMLLILIGTLFWNRKLSAEIEKRRAVELALQELNKKLVIATQEAQSATNAKSNFLSNMSHEIRTPMNSILGFAELLDEKIEDKKLKSFIKTIRSSGESLLMLINDILDLSKIESGKFEIINKATPIKKLLEETIATFTLQAEQKGIDLELSIDKKIPKVIFVDAFRLKEIITNLIGNAIKFTDEGFIKVIVEVHRVHKHLSKIDIVIRVQDSGIGIPKEAQSKIFNMFEQQDNQDARKYGGTGLGLAISKKLATLMGGSLEVESDVGKGSIFILKLNNLDIASLQAINAQNEQMMHYGAIDFEKAVILVADDVEQNRNLIKESFDNTAIEIIEAVNGQEAIEKVKTHPIDLILMDIRMPLLDGYSATRIIKESFDIPIIALTASIMIEDLTKIKEQRFDGYLRKPVSKNELMNELAKFLKYTQRAPEIHHEENISVENVEDLKNFLHELNVEPLYQAAITQNDLQLMAKFASTLLELSTRYNISYLQHYSQTLLDKIDTFDIAQIETLLHDYPKIMKTLAQKIH, from the coding sequence ATGATGATGATGCGCTTTTTAGCCATCTTTTTTATTCTTATTTCTACACTGTATGCTACGCCTACATTTACGGCGGAAGAACAAGCTTATATCGACAATCATCCTGTTGTCACGTTAGGTTCTGATTATAAATGGCCCCCTTTTGATTTTGTCGATAAAAATGGTGTACCAACAGGTCTTTCCTATGACTACATACAGCTTATTTCTCAAAAAAGTGGTCTAAAATTTGATATTTACCCAGCTGTTTGGGCAGAAACCATCAAAAATATGCAAGATAAAAAGTATGATGGACTAACCTGTGCTGTTAAAACAGATGAGCGAGAGAAATACCTTAACTTTACCGATCCCTATCTTACCGTTCCTATGGTCATTGTAGCCAATATTAACAATACCGACATCAAAACACTGGATGATCTCAAAGGCAAAGTTGTTTCGATCAACAAAGGCTCGTACATCCATGAATGGTTACAAGAAAAATACCCTTCTATCAAACTTCTGCCTTCTACATCCAACGAAGATTCATTAGAAATGCTCTCATTAGGTAAAGTAGATGCCTATGTAGGTAATCTAGCCGTTACCGCATATATTATGAATCAGTACTTACTCAATAACGTCAAAATCGTTGCTAAATTAGAAGAATTTCAAACATCAATTAGCCTTGCTATCGACAAAGACAACCCTCTACTCTTTAGCATCATTCAAAAAACACTCAAAGATATCTCGCCTAAAGAGTCACAAGTCATTAACAGCAAATGGAGTAAAACACTCGAAGCATCTAAAGGACTTATGAATTTTACAGAAGCAGAACAAGCTTGGATCAATAAACATAAAGAGATTCGTTATGTCATTGACAACCAGTTTGACCCTATAGAATACCTCACAAAAGATGGCAAAACACATGGAGGTATTGCAAGTAGTTATTTGGCACTTATCGCTCAAAAGACGGGCATAAACTTTGTTAAAGTACCAACACAAGTATGGTCACAGAGTGTTGAAAAATTCAATGCGCATGAAGCAGACATGTATACCTGTATCACACGTACACCGCAAAGAGATCAAATTCTCAATTTTACACAACCTTACATCACTATGCCTCAAGTCTTCATCACGCGAAACGATGTTAAATTTATAACGGACATTAAAGAGTTATATGGGAAAAAAGTTGCTTTAGTGGAAGGCTATGCACAAAGTGAAATCATTCAAAATGAGCATCCCCAAATCCATGCGCTTATCGTCAAAGACATTGTAGAGGCGTTTAAAGCAGTCGTAGAAGGTGATGCTTATGCCTATGTAGAACTTTTACCCGTAGCAAGTAGCTATATCCAAAAAAATGGATTTTCAAATCTAAAAATTTCTGGTATTAGCAAATATGAGTCAAACTTTCATATGGCTCTGCGCAATGACTGGGAGAATGAGGGTATATCCGTCCTCAATAAAGCAATAGACTCTATTACTGAAGATGAAAAAAACAATATCTACAACCAATGGGTACAGGTCAAATACGATAAAAGTATCGATTATACCATCGTTTTTGAGATTATAGGTATCATGTTGCTCATTCTCATAGGCACACTCTTTTGGAATCGAAAGCTCTCCGCAGAGATAGAAAAAAGAAGAGCCGTTGAATTGGCTTTGCAAGAATTAAACAAAAAGCTGGTTATCGCAACACAAGAAGCACAAAGCGCTACAAACGCAAAATCTAACTTTCTATCAAATATGAGCCATGAAATACGAACACCAATGAACTCCATCTTAGGCTTTGCCGAACTTTTAGATGAGAAGATAGAAGATAAAAAACTCAAATCGTTCATTAAAACTATTCGCAGTTCTGGCGAAAGCTTACTCATGCTCATCAATGATATTTTAGATCTCTCAAAAATCGAATCAGGGAAATTTGAGATTATCAACAAAGCAACTCCTATCAAAAAATTATTGGAAGAGACGATTGCAACATTTACCCTGCAAGCAGAGCAAAAAGGTATTGATTTAGAGCTGAGTATTGATAAAAAAATCCCAAAAGTGATTTTTGTGGACGCTTTTAGACTTAAAGAAATCATTACGAATCTTATTGGTAACGCTATAAAGTTTACCGATGAGGGGTTCATCAAAGTCATTGTAGAAGTGCATCGTGTCCATAAACATCTTAGTAAAATTGACATCGTTATCAGAGTGCAAGATAGTGGCATTGGCATACCTAAAGAAGCCCAAAGTAAGATTTTCAACATGTTTGAGCAACAAGACAACCAAGATGCAAGAAAATACGGTGGTACAGGGCTTGGCTTAGCCATAAGCAAAAAATTAGCAACACTGATGGGTGGCTCATTGGAAGTCGAAAGTGATGTAGGTAAAGGTTCCATCTTTATCCTCAAACTCAATAATTTAGATATTGCTTCCCTTCAAGCGATCAATGCTCAAAATGAGCAAATGATGCATTATGGTGCAATAGATTTTGAAAAAGCCGTTATCTTAGTTGCAGATGATGTCGAACAAAACAGAAACCTTATTAAAGAGAGTTTTGATAATACCGCTATTGAGATTATTGAAGCTGTCAATGGACAAGAAGCCATTGAAAAAGTAAAAACGCATCCTATTGATCTCATTTTAATGGATATTAGAATGCCACTGTTGGACGGTTACAGTGCAACAAGAATCATCAAAGAATCTTTTGACATTCCTATCATTGCGCTGACTGCGTCTATTATGATAGAAGATTTAACCAAGATCAAAGAGCAACGCTTTGATGGCTACTTGCGTAAACCTGTTTCAAAAAATGAGCTCATGAATGAGCTTGCAAAATTTCTCAAATATACACAAAGAGCACCAGAAATACATCATGAAGAGAACATTTCAGTAGAAAATGTAGAAGATTTAAAAAACTTCTTGCACGAACTAAATGTAGAGCCATTATATCAAGCAGCCATTACGCAAAATGATCTTCAACTGATGGCAAAATTCGCGTCAACGTTACTAGAATTATCAACACGATACAATATCTCTTATCTGCAACACTATAGCCAAACATTGCTAGACAAAATCGACACATTCGATATTGCTCAGATAGAAACGCTCTTGCATGATTATCCAAAAATCATGAAAACATTGGCACAAAAAATTCATTAA